From one Desulfovibrio sp. JC022 genomic stretch:
- a CDS encoding DMT family transporter, producing MSIRAHAPNLMLPDSAKGIMLALVANAMFVTVGVCVRQISDNIDVFQILLFRQLVFITVLSPSIYKNLDTLLRPRMLKLHALRIGGAFFALLLGFVTVSNLPLAEATALGFSKVLFVALFARFLLNEAIGKSRLTTIVTGFAGVMLVVQPSLENMTFLYTLTGLGSAVAAAVAVFCVKKIIHVESKTNLLVYQAFFVGLLTLLPSIIYWKWPTAFELAILIFIGLISSAAQWISVTAYSYGEANVISNVEYTKMIYSIFLGYFFFAELPDALSVAGVMIILASAFIPQLLKKRTMRRQTALQLK from the coding sequence ATGAGCATACGTGCGCACGCACCGAACTTAATGCTACCGGATTCTGCTAAAGGGATCATGCTGGCCTTGGTGGCAAATGCCATGTTTGTTACTGTCGGGGTTTGTGTCCGACAAATCAGTGATAACATCGATGTTTTCCAGATACTGCTCTTTCGGCAACTGGTCTTCATCACAGTCTTGTCACCATCAATATATAAAAACTTAGACACCCTGCTCCGCCCGCGCATGCTGAAACTTCATGCTTTACGCATAGGCGGGGCTTTCTTTGCCTTGTTGCTGGGCTTTGTCACCGTAAGCAACCTTCCTCTTGCCGAGGCCACGGCTCTGGGATTCAGCAAAGTGCTTTTCGTAGCACTCTTTGCCAGATTTCTTTTGAACGAAGCAATAGGCAAATCACGGCTGACCACGATTGTTACTGGCTTTGCAGGCGTTATGCTGGTGGTTCAACCTTCACTGGAAAATATGACTTTCCTGTATACCCTGACCGGACTTGGGTCAGCTGTTGCTGCGGCAGTAGCGGTCTTTTGCGTGAAAAAAATAATTCACGTGGAATCAAAAACAAATTTGCTGGTTTATCAGGCTTTCTTTGTAGGCCTGCTGACCCTGCTCCCCAGCATTATCTACTGGAAATGGCCCACTGCGTTTGAACTGGCAATCCTGATATTTATCGGCCTGATCTCATCTGCAGCCCAATGGATCAGCGTAACCGCATACTCATATGGTGAGGCCAATGTGATTTCAAATGTTGAGTACACAAAAATGATCTACTCAATTTTTCTGGGCTACTTCTTTTTTGCGGAACTGCCCGACGCCCTGTCTGTCGCAGGAGTTATGATCATCCTCGCCAGCGCGTTTATCCCACAGCTATTGAAAAAAAGAACCATGCGAAGACAAACAGCCCTTCAACTCAAGTAA
- a CDS encoding Xaa-Pro peptidase family protein, whose amino-acid sequence MSDLESNVVVPRSELEARWAKCRRFLPQVAPQAGGMLCFSRLQIYYLSGSFVNGAVWLPLEGEPILFVRKSCDRANIESAMKNIVSFRSFKDLAPLAKELGQPLTEVMGAETAGLTWQLGEMLTSRMSEYKFVPGDKVLALSRAVKSEWELEIMREVGHLHHTALFEILPELLETGMSEMEIAKYLWNIFFELGHEGHMRMQTFNEEIFLGHISAGDSGIYPSSFNGPLGLRGVHPASPFMGSGDKFWKEGAPLSVDCGFVMQGYHTDKTQVYWSGPKSSIPKEVLDAQYFCQDMQALAADHLMPGTLVSEVYAKVMEQVEKEGFSEGFMGIGECKVPFIGHGIGLTVDGFPPIAKGFDLPVEEGMVFALEPKQGIPGIGMVGVENTFEITADGPECITGDDYDIICIE is encoded by the coding sequence ATGTCTGATCTGGAATCCAACGTAGTTGTTCCGCGCAGTGAACTTGAAGCCCGCTGGGCAAAGTGCCGTCGTTTCCTGCCGCAAGTAGCTCCGCAGGCAGGGGGCATGCTCTGCTTTTCGCGTTTGCAGATTTATTACCTCTCCGGCTCCTTTGTCAACGGTGCAGTGTGGCTTCCGCTGGAAGGTGAGCCGATCCTCTTTGTGCGTAAGTCCTGCGATCGGGCAAACATTGAAAGTGCCATGAAAAATATCGTCAGCTTCAGATCCTTTAAAGACCTCGCCCCTCTTGCCAAAGAGTTGGGCCAGCCATTGACCGAAGTGATGGGCGCAGAGACCGCCGGACTTACCTGGCAGCTCGGTGAGATGCTTACTTCCCGTATGTCTGAATATAAATTTGTTCCCGGCGACAAGGTGCTGGCTCTGTCCCGTGCTGTGAAATCCGAATGGGAACTGGAAATCATGCGCGAAGTGGGACACCTGCACCATACTGCGTTGTTTGAGATTCTGCCGGAGCTGCTCGAAACGGGCATGAGTGAGATGGAGATTGCGAAATATCTCTGGAATATCTTTTTCGAGTTGGGGCACGAGGGTCACATGCGTATGCAGACATTTAACGAGGAAATTTTTCTCGGGCATATTTCCGCCGGGGATTCCGGGATCTATCCCAGTTCATTCAACGGTCCGCTTGGGCTGCGCGGTGTGCATCCGGCTTCACCATTTATGGGCAGCGGCGATAAATTCTGGAAGGAGGGCGCGCCCCTTTCCGTGGATTGCGGGTTTGTCATGCAGGGCTACCACACCGACAAGACTCAAGTTTATTGGTCCGGTCCCAAGAGTTCCATCCCCAAGGAAGTGCTGGATGCCCAGTATTTCTGTCAGGATATGCAGGCCCTTGCCGCTGATCATCTCATGCCCGGAACCCTTGTCAGCGAAGTTTACGCCAAGGTAATGGAACAGGTTGAGAAGGAAGGCTTTAGCGAAGGTTTCATGGGCATCGGCGAATGCAAGGTTCCATTCATCGGGCACGGCATCGGCCTTACCGTGGACGGCTTTCCGCCCATTGCCAAGGGTTTTGACCTGCCCGTGGAAGAAGGCATGGTCTTCGCCCTTGAGCCGAAGCAGGGCATCCCCGGCATAGGCATGGTCGGGGTGGAAAATACCTTTGAAATCACCGCTGACGGGCCGGAATGCATCACCGGGGATGATTACGATATTATTTGTATTGAGTAG
- a CDS encoding CoA-binding protein — MLIFDEKKVAALLDEVKVIAVIGAVDKPGRPVDRVCRYMIDAGYEVIPVHPKRENVWGLKTYKSVKDIPVPVDMVNLFRASQFCADHAREVLELETIPKCFWMQEGIFSPEARELLSGKDITVIEDRCIMIDHKNLAGKI; from the coding sequence ATGCTTATATTTGACGAAAAAAAAGTAGCCGCACTTCTTGATGAGGTCAAGGTCATAGCCGTAATCGGCGCGGTGGATAAACCCGGACGTCCAGTGGACAGGGTCTGCCGCTATATGATTGACGCGGGCTACGAGGTCATCCCCGTGCACCCCAAAAGAGAAAATGTATGGGGCCTTAAGACATACAAATCAGTTAAGGACATCCCCGTTCCGGTCGATATGGTTAACCTGTTCAGGGCTTCCCAGTTCTGCGCGGACCATGCCCGCGAGGTACTTGAGCTTGAAACCATACCCAAGTGCTTCTGGATGCAGGAAGGAATTTTCAGCCCTGAGGCGCGTGAACTGCTCTCCGGCAAAGATATCACAGTAATTGAAGACCGTTGCATAATGATTGACCATAAAAATTTAGCAGGCAAAATATAA
- a CDS encoding YkgJ family cysteine cluster protein, translating to MSKAFECQMCGHCCQGEGGIIMTAKDRNRLADHLGITEQELIEKHSETVNGKIRLQSGEDGYCVFYNEGCGIHPGRPDICRAWPFFRGNLVDEMSWEMIQDYCPGVNKEAGHSKFVEEGKEYIRAEGLRQHDPDVAPNALITED from the coding sequence ATGAGTAAGGCTTTTGAATGCCAGATGTGCGGCCATTGCTGCCAGGGCGAAGGCGGCATCATCATGACCGCAAAGGACCGCAATCGTCTCGCCGATCATCTCGGCATCACCGAACAGGAACTGATTGAAAAACACAGCGAAACCGTAAATGGAAAAATCCGCCTCCAATCAGGCGAAGACGGGTACTGTGTATTTTATAATGAAGGCTGCGGTATTCATCCCGGTCGCCCGGATATCTGTCGTGCCTGGCCTTTTTTCCGGGGCAACCTTGTGGATGAAATGAGCTGGGAAATGATTCAGGATTACTGCCCCGGCGTTAACAAAGAAGCCGGACACTCCAAATTCGTAGAAGAAGGCAAGGAATACATCCGCGCCGAGGGACTGCGCCAGCACGATCCCGATGTTGCACCCAACGCACTTATCACTGAAGATTAA
- a CDS encoding DnaJ domain-containing protein has translation MNTRQAQSILKVGPNASEEDIKRSFRKLAFSMHPDLNPSPDAAKKFRQLNEAYVFLKNVTGNTSNGKTSEKRSYTHQNTSKAQTDRKTAREGASAYRAQQSKAKTEARSNGTSNAQQSRYFFQKEEDVLKDILNDPFARQVFEDIYSQISKDKPFQKPSAPVKERKLNVNWGDKTASVDVSSGLGSGVKSWFKGQLDDEQTVYFPVSALHPGRTVRITLQQGIRKKSKTLEITLPRDFVIGRPIRLKGQGRKLGPFKGDLYLRILAK, from the coding sequence ATGAACACAAGACAGGCACAGAGCATTCTAAAAGTCGGCCCCAACGCCAGCGAAGAGGACATCAAACGTTCTTTTCGTAAGCTGGCGTTCAGCATGCACCCGGACTTGAACCCCAGCCCTGATGCCGCCAAGAAATTCCGCCAACTGAACGAAGCATACGTTTTTCTCAAGAACGTAACAGGCAACACAAGTAACGGAAAAACTTCGGAAAAACGTTCATACACCCACCAGAACACAAGCAAAGCGCAGACAGACCGCAAGACCGCACGCGAAGGTGCCAGCGCATATCGGGCACAGCAATCCAAAGCCAAAACCGAGGCTCGCAGCAACGGAACCTCCAACGCCCAGCAAAGCCGTTATTTTTTCCAGAAAGAAGAAGACGTACTTAAGGACATATTAAATGATCCTTTTGCCCGGCAGGTTTTCGAGGATATCTACAGCCAGATCAGCAAGGACAAACCTTTCCAGAAACCCAGCGCCCCGGTCAAAGAACGTAAGCTGAATGTCAACTGGGGAGACAAGACCGCCTCGGTGGATGTTTCATCCGGTCTGGGCTCAGGGGTCAAGTCATGGTTTAAAGGCCAGCTTGACGATGAACAGACCGTGTATTTCCCGGTTTCAGCCCTGCATCCCGGTCGCACCGTACGCATCACCCTGCAACAGGGCATCCGCAAAAAGAGCAAAACCCTTGAGATAACCCTGCCCCGCGATTTCGTCATAGGGCGTCCTATCCGCTTAAAAGGGCAAGGCAGAAAACTCGGTCCCTTCAAGGGCGATCTTTACTTACGAATTCTGGCAAAATAA
- the hisH gene encoding imidazole glycerol phosphate synthase subunit HisH, with protein sequence MLAILDYKAGNQTSVQRALNKLGIPNQITADKEVLSNATGIIFPGVGAAGQAMDELTSGGLDELLKELVQQKKPLLGICVGCQILLDYSEENDTKALSVIPGECRLFNPSWEDYEGVPIRVPHMGWNTIELKQDCVLFKDIDPEAHFYFVHSYYPAPEEKHIIGETTYGRPFCSLHGREGLWAVQFHPEKSGNPGLKLLSNFYEYCKEASDA encoded by the coding sequence ATGCTGGCTATTCTTGACTACAAGGCCGGAAACCAGACCAGTGTGCAGCGCGCACTGAACAAACTCGGCATTCCAAACCAGATCACCGCCGACAAGGAAGTCCTGTCCAATGCTACAGGCATCATCTTCCCCGGCGTCGGAGCTGCCGGTCAGGCTATGGATGAACTCACATCCGGCGGACTGGACGAATTGCTTAAAGAACTCGTACAGCAGAAAAAACCGCTGCTCGGTATCTGCGTCGGATGTCAGATCCTTCTGGATTACAGCGAAGAAAACGACACCAAGGCTCTTTCCGTAATTCCCGGTGAATGCCGTCTCTTCAACCCTTCATGGGAAGATTATGAAGGCGTGCCCATCCGTGTGCCTCACATGGGCTGGAACACCATCGAACTCAAGCAGGATTGCGTTCTCTTCAAAGATATCGATCCTGAAGCACATTTTTACTTCGTACACAGCTACTACCCGGCTCCCGAAGAAAAACACATCATCGGTGAAACCACTTATGGTCGTCCCTTCTGTTCCCTGCACGGGCGTGAAGGCCTCTGGGCTGTACAATTCCACCCCGAAAAAAGTGGTAATCCCGGCCTGAAGCTGCTTTCAAATTTCTATGAATACTGCAAGGAGGCTTCCGATGCTTAG
- the hisF gene encoding imidazole glycerol phosphate synthase subunit HisF — MLSKRIIPCLDVRNGILTKGIKFKGNVDIGDPVETARLYYEQGADEIVFYDITASSEGRGIFLDVVERVASEIFIPFSVGGGINSVQDMRDVLLAGAEKVSVNSGAVKNPDIISEGAAAFGSQCIVLGMDVKRVEKSEKIPSGFEIVINGGRKYMGIDALEWAKTGEALGAGEICLNSIDADGVKTGYDLELTRLVSESVHIPVIASGGAGNPQHMVEAVTEGRATAALIASIVHYGDYTIPQLKEHMASKGVRVRSSW, encoded by the coding sequence ATGCTTAGTAAAAGAATCATCCCCTGCCTCGATGTACGGAACGGAATTCTCACCAAGGGTATCAAGTTCAAAGGCAACGTTGATATCGGTGATCCAGTTGAGACCGCCCGCCTGTACTACGAGCAGGGTGCGGACGAAATCGTATTCTACGACATCACCGCCTCTTCCGAAGGACGCGGAATTTTCCTTGATGTGGTTGAGCGTGTTGCTTCCGAGATCTTCATCCCCTTTTCCGTAGGCGGTGGCATCAACTCCGTACAGGATATGCGCGACGTATTGCTCGCAGGAGCGGAAAAGGTTTCCGTAAACTCCGGTGCGGTCAAAAATCCCGACATCATCAGCGAAGGTGCCGCAGCGTTCGGTTCTCAGTGCATCGTACTCGGCATGGACGTTAAACGGGTTGAAAAATCCGAGAAGATTCCTTCCGGCTTTGAAATCGTCATCAACGGCGGCCGCAAGTACATGGGGATTGATGCTCTCGAATGGGCGAAGACCGGCGAAGCACTCGGAGCAGGCGAAATCTGCCTCAACTCCATTGACGCGGACGGCGTTAAAACCGGGTACGATCTTGAGCTGACCCGTCTCGTATCTGAAAGCGTACACATTCCCGTTATCGCTTCCGGCGGTGCAGGCAATCCGCAGCACATGGTCGAGGCCGTAACCGAGGGCCGCGCCACTGCCGCGCTCATCGCCTCCATCGTTCACTACGGTGACTACACCATCCCGCAGCTCAAAGAACACATGGCATCGAAAGGTGTACGGGTTCGTAGCAGCTGGTAA
- a CDS encoding glycosyltransferase family 4 protein: MNMKRIALILPRFGRYGGVERFGYNLSAALTDSGYSVDFICARAEDEPPQGVNIINVGRYGFCRAGKLLWFVLAAEKARKNGNYDLTISLGKSLNQDMLRIGGGPLESFWSLSQRAWPKGFARSFKMFRRRTALVNLIIKYIERKQAASDCRMVCVSHRVRDWMVDSHPSLAGRKIDVIYNKPDLSLFSPFSQEERNFSRAEFSLSEKDVLISTATTNFALKGVSVLIKALAELPENYHLQVAGGRNPSKYIKLAKELGVAGRVRFLGKVEDMPALYGRSDVFVLPSFYDACSNSVLEALACGVPVISSRDNGSSYFLPEEQIIDDPSDYMKLAEMIPKTATEEQGQPFQWPDDVPCGIEPYLKFVEEFLSK; encoded by the coding sequence ATGAACATGAAAAGAATAGCCCTGATTTTGCCCCGTTTTGGCCGCTACGGCGGGGTGGAGCGTTTTGGATACAATTTGAGTGCAGCCCTTACCGATTCCGGATATTCCGTTGATTTTATCTGTGCGCGGGCTGAAGATGAACCGCCGCAGGGTGTGAATATCATCAACGTGGGGCGTTATGGATTCTGCCGGGCCGGGAAGTTGCTCTGGTTTGTGCTGGCTGCTGAAAAGGCGCGCAAGAATGGTAATTACGACCTGACCATAAGTCTCGGTAAATCCTTGAATCAGGATATGTTGCGCATTGGCGGCGGGCCGTTGGAATCTTTCTGGTCCCTGTCGCAACGGGCGTGGCCTAAAGGCTTTGCTCGTTCTTTCAAGATGTTTCGCCGTCGTACTGCGCTGGTCAATTTGATCATCAAATATATTGAGCGCAAACAGGCTGCTTCTGATTGCCGCATGGTTTGCGTTTCGCACCGGGTGCGTGACTGGATGGTTGATTCCCATCCTTCCCTTGCCGGACGCAAAATTGATGTCATCTACAATAAGCCGGATTTGTCGTTATTCAGCCCTTTCTCGCAAGAGGAAAGGAATTTCTCCCGTGCAGAATTTTCCCTGTCAGAGAAAGATGTCCTCATCTCCACTGCGACAACAAATTTTGCGCTCAAGGGTGTTTCGGTCCTGATCAAAGCCCTTGCCGAACTGCCTGAAAATTACCATCTGCAAGTGGCCGGCGGGCGCAATCCGTCCAAGTACATAAAGCTTGCCAAAGAACTGGGCGTTGCCGGGCGGGTGCGTTTTCTTGGGAAAGTGGAAGACATGCCTGCTCTTTACGGGCGTTCCGATGTTTTCGTACTCCCGTCATTTTATGATGCCTGTTCCAACTCCGTACTCGAAGCGTTGGCCTGCGGAGTCCCGGTAATCAGTTCCCGCGACAATGGAAGCAGCTATTTCCTGCCGGAGGAGCAGATTATTGATGACCCGTCTGACTACATGAAGCTGGCTGAAATGATCCCAAAGACAGCCACAGAGGAGCAAGGCCAACCATTCCAATGGCCGGACGATGTTCCATGCGGGATTGAGCCGTATCTAAAATTTGTAGAAGAGTTTTTGAGTAAATAA